One Cucumis sativus cultivar 9930 chromosome 1, Cucumber_9930_V3, whole genome shotgun sequence DNA segment encodes these proteins:
- the LOC101206753 gene encoding glucan endo-1,3-beta-glucosidase 6: MSFNSKMGCCWFLRCIVVLVLLLSVVCSVKAIGANWGTQSSHPLPPETVVGMLRDNQIQKVKLFDADYGTLRALGKTGIEVMVGIPNDMLSTFASNEKAAEKWVSKNVSVHISENNVNIRYVAVGNEPFLATYNGSFLSTTFPALRNVQKALIKANLGNQVKVTCPLNADVYASTTTFPSGGDFRSDIHDLMLDIVKFLSDSGSPFTVNIYPFISLYSDPNFPVEYAFFDGNASPIVDGQTTYFNMFDANYDTLVWALQKNGFGNLPIIVGEIGWPTDGDRNANPIYAQRFNQGFMSHILGGKGTPMRPGPIDTYLFSLIDEDAKSIDPGNFERHWGIFYYDGRPKYQLSLGNSNGTLVGARGVHYLERKWCVMKPSAHLEDSQVAPSVSYACYHADCTSLGYGTSCSGLDARSNISYAFNSYYQRNNQAEDACKFSGLSTVTNNDPSFGSCRFDIMIEPYYGGAEGRSGFCFTRLLMLLFGFVLVMLTAL; encoded by the exons ATGTCGTTTAACAGCAAAATGGGTTGTTGCTGGTTCTTGCGATGCATCgttgttttggttttgttgttGTCAGTGGTTTGTTCTGTGAAGGCCATAGGCGCCAACTGGGGAACTCAATCGTCTCATCCGTTGCCGCCGGAGACCGTTGTTGGAATGTTGAGAGACAATCAGATTCAGAAAGTGAAGCTCTTCGATGCTGATTATGGAACTCTTAGAGCTTTGGGGAAGACTGGGATCGAAGTGATGGTTGGGATTCCTAATGATATGCTATCCACTTTTGCTAGCAATGAAAAAGCAGCTGAGAAATGGGTTTCTAAGAATGTCTCTGTTCACATTAGTGAAAACAATGTTAACATTAG ATATGTTGCTGTAGGGAATGAGCCTTTCTTGGCAACTTACAATGGAAGCTTTCTCAGTACAACCTTTCCTGCTCTGCGAAATGTCCAGAAAGCCCTAATAAAAGCTAATTTAGGCAACCAAGTAAAGGTAACATGTCCGCTGAATGCTGATGTTTACGCATCTACAACTACTTTTCCATCAGGTGGTGACTTCCGAAGTGATATACATGATTTGATGCTTGACATTGTCAAGTTCTTGAGTGATTCCGGTTCTCCATTCACAGTGAACATTTATCCCTTCATCAGTCTCTATTCCGACCCCAACTTCCCTGTTGAGTATGCTTTCTTTGATGGCAATGCATCACCCATAGTTGATGGCCAGACAACATATTTCAACATGTTTGATGCAAATTACGATACCCTTGTGTGGGCGCTTCAGAAGAATGGCTTTGGAAACTTACCGATTATAGTTGGGGAGATCGGTTGGCCTACGGACGGTGATCGTAATGCCAACCCCATCTATGCTCAACGGTTCAATCAAGGCTTCATGTCACACATTTTAGGCGGGAAAGGAACACCAATGAGGCCAGGTCCAATTGACACCTACTTATTCAGTCTAATCGACGAAGATGCAAAGAGCATTGATCCAGGGAACTTTGAACGCCATTGGGGAATATTCTACTATGATGGCCGACCGAAATACCAGCTCAGCCTTGGAAACTCAAATGGAACCTTGGTTGGAGCAAGAGGTGTACATtatcttgaaagaaaatggtgTGTGATGAAGCCATCTGCTCACCTTGAAGATTCGCAAGTCGCACCAAGTGTCAGCTATGCCTGTTACCATGCTGACTGCACCAGCCTTGGGTATGGGACATCATGTTCGGGTCTAGACGCAAGGTCGAACATTTCATATGCATTTAACAGTTATTACCAGAGGAATAATCAGGCAGAGGATGCATGCAAGTTTTCGGGGTTGTCAACAGTGACAAATAATGATCCAAGCTTTGGGAGTTGCAGGTTTGATATAATGATAGAGCCATACTATGGAGGGGCAGAAGGAAGGTCTGGGTTTTGTTTCACAAGGCTTTTGATGTTGCTTTTTGGGTTTGTTCTTGTTATGTTGACAGCTCTGTGA
- the LOC101206508 gene encoding aspartic proteinase-like protein 2, with translation MDLEREVLVGLLLLSFCLPGFCNLVFEVQHKFKGRERSLNALKSHDVRRHGRLLSVIDLELGGNGHPAETGLYYARIGIGSPPNDFHVQVDTGSDILWVNCVGCSNCPKKSDIGVDLQLYNPKSSSTSTLITCDQPFCSATYDAPIPGCKPDLLCQYKVIYGDGSATAGYFVNDYIQLQRAVGNHKTSETNGSIVFGCGAKQSGELGSSSEALDGILGFGQANSSMISQLAATGKVKKIFAHCLDSISGGGIFAIGEVVEPKLKTTPVVPNQAHYNVVLNGVKVGDTALDLPLGLFETSYKRGAIIDSGTTLAYLPDSIYLPLMEKILGAQPDLKLRTVDDQFTCFVFDKNVDDGFPTVTFKFEESLILTIYPHEYLFQIRDDVWCVGWQNSGAQSKDGNEVTLLGDLVLQNKLVYYNLENQTIGWTEYNCSSGIKLKDVKSGEVYTVGAHKLSSAESLLVIGRLLPFLLAFTLFFIH, from the exons ATGGATCTCGAGCGAGAGGTTTTAGTGGGTTTGTTGTTATTGTCATTTTGTTTACCTGGGTTCTGCAATTTGGTGTTTGAAGTTCAACATAAGTTTAAGGGTCGAGAGAGATCACTGAATGCATTGAAATCTCATGATGTTCGTCGCCACGGTAGGCTTCTTTCTGTCATTGATCTCGAACTCGGTGGCAACGGACACCCTGCTGAAACAGG GTTGTACTACGCCAGAATTGGCATTGGAAGTCCTCCAAACGATTTCCATGTGCAAGTGGATACAGGGAGTGACATTTTATGGGTCAACTGTGTCGGTTGCAGCAATTGTCCAAAGAAAAGTGATATTGGT GTAGATTTGCAACTGTATAATCCAAAGAGCTCCAGCACTTCAACCTTGATTACTTGTGATCAACCATTTTGCTCGGCTACATACGACGCTCCGATCCCAGGTTGTAAGCCAGATCTACTCTGCCAATATAAAGTTATCTATGGGGATGGAAGTGCAACAGCTGGATATTTTGTGAACGATTATATTCAACTCCAACGAGCAGTTGGAAACCATAAAACTTCTGAAACTAATGGCAGTATAGTATTTGG GTGTGGAGCTAAGCAATCTGGGGAGCTTGGTTCGTCATCTGAAGCACTTGATGGAATACTTGGTTTTGGACAGGCAAATTCATCTATGATTTCTCAGTTGGCTGCAACTGGGAAGGTCAAAAAGATTTTTGCACACTGCTTGGATAGTATATCAGGGGGTGGGATTTTTGCCATTGGAGAAGTAGTtgaaccaaaattgaaaaccaCACCAGTGGTACCTAATCA GGCTCACTACAATGTTGTTCTAAATGGAGTTAAGGTAGGGGACACTGCTCTTGATCTTCCTCTTGGACTGTTCGAAACTTCTTATAAAAGAGGAGCAATCATTGACAGTGGCACAACACTAGCTTATCTTCCTGATAGCATTTACCTGCCATTAATGGAGAAG ATTTTGGGTGCCCAGCCTGATCTGAAGCTACGTACAGTTGATGATCAGTTtacatgttttgtttttgataaaaa TGTGGACGACGGTTTTCCAACAGTGACATTCAAATTCGAGGAGTCCCTAATCTTGACTATTTACCCTCACGAGTATCTCTTTCAAATACGG GATGATGTATGGTGTGTTGGGTGGCAAAATAGTGGAGCTCAATCCAAGGATGGAAATGAAGTCACTCTTTTGGGAG ACTTGGTCCTCCAAAACAAGTTGGTTTACTATAATCTTGAAAATCAGACCATTGGATGGACTGAGTACAACT GCTCATCaggtataaaattgaaagatgtAAAATCAGGAGAAGTTTACACAGTGGGAGCCCACAAACTGTCTTCAGCAGAATCCCTTCTTGTCATTGGCAGATTACTTCCATTTTTATTAGCTTtcactctcttttttattcattag
- the LOC101206988 gene encoding uncharacterized protein LOC101206988, producing the protein MSTCVSSPSLAVPSPAAASTIFRRKILRGATTPLAVTPPPSQSRHAFPLRAAANDSNSTEQLTAESAVERSEADKIVDGMDFGELCNEFECISSPLVESTARQLARDILQLRQGDRSLGNFAVFVKYKDPIRKFTGREKYKRQLWATSALDNPTTSVQEMVMMSTSILKIKWTIKGKPKSLVAAIGGDLIIKVDSQFTLNQISGQVIEHEESWDVSSSSAISQAFFWASRYLFASAEAGKDLGDSVSSLTGRVSTEKQNLEMFPDPSGDPTKFFQGEDNFQKDAYQFALLLAIIYFVVQFLRATL; encoded by the exons ATGAGTACTTGCGTTTCCTCTCCTTCTCTCGCCGTTCCATCTCCAGCGGCCGCCTCCACGATCTTCCGCCGCAAGATCCTCCGTGGCGCCACCACACCTCTCGCCGTTACTCCTCCTCCTTCTCAATCCCGCCATGCTTTCCCTCTCAGAG CCGCTGCCAACGATTCCAACAGCACCGAGCAATTGACGGCGGAATCCGCCGTCGAAAGGTCGGAGGCTGATAAGATCGTAGACGGCATGGATTTCGGTGAACTCTGCAATGAATTTGAGTGCATCAGTAGCCCGTTGGTTGAATCTACAGCCAGGCAACTTGCTAGAGACATTCTTCAACTTCGTCAAGGCGATCGATCTCTTGGAAATTTTGCGGTCTTTGTCAAGTATAAG GATCCGATTAGGAAATTCACGGGTCGAGAGAAGTATAAAAGACAACTCTGGGCAACCAGTGCGCTTGACAACCCAACTACG AGTGTGCAAGAAATGGTGATGATGTCAACAAGCATACTAAAAATCAAGTGGACAATCAAAGGGAAACCTAAATCCTTGGTAGCAGCCATTGGAGGAGATCTCATCATCAAAGTTGATTCACAGTTCACACTCAACCAAATCAGTGGCCAAGTTATCGAACACGAAGAGAGTTGGGATGTATCGAGTTCTTCTGCCATTTCCCAAGCTTTCTTTTGGGCCTCACGTTATCTCTTTGCCTCTGCCGAGGCTGGAAAGGACTTGGGTGATTCTGTGAGCAGTCTCACCGGTCGAGTCTCTACCGAGAAACAGAACTTGGAAATGTTCCCTGACCCTTCCGGTGATCCTACCAAG TTCTTTCAAGGTGAGGACAACTTCCAAAAAGATGCATACCAATTTGCTCTGCTGCTGGCTATCATCTATTTTGTTGTACAGTTTCTGAGGGCCACACTATAA
- the LOC101207230 gene encoding thioredoxin F-type, chloroplastic, with amino-acid sequence MALHFSLSPPSVRSSPSFPCSGRQPIATLSESKSGCFSSRSLSLSSSRSIGVSGRNGSFKVNSSLETAGATVGQVTEVNKDTFWPIVNAAGDKTVVLDMYTQWCGPCKVMAPKFQDLSEKYLDVVFLKLDCNIDNKPLAKELGIKVVPTFKILKDKKVVKEVTGAKFDELVHAIDAVRSS; translated from the exons atGGCTTtacatttctctctctctcctccgTCGGTCAGATCGTCGCCGTCGTTTCCCTGCAGTGGAAGGCAGCCGATCGCCACACTTTCCGAATCGAAGAGTGGCTGCTTCAGTTCGAGGAGCTTGAGTCTCTCTAGTAGCAGAAGCATTGGTGTTTCCGGTAGGAATGGGTCCTTCAAGGTCAATTCAAGCTTGGAGACTGCCGGCGCTACTGTTGGCCAAGTCACTGAGGTCAACAAGGATACTTTCTGGCCCATTGTCAATGCCGCTGGTGATAAAACCGTTGTGCTCGACATGTACACCCAATG GTGTGGACCCTGCAAAGTGATGGCCCCCAAATTTCAAGATTTGTCTGAGAAATATCTTGACGTTGTCTTTCTAAAGCTTGATTGCAACATAGACAATAAG CCATTAGCAAAGGAACTTGGGATAAAAGTGGTGccaactttcaaaattctaaagGATAAAAAGGTCGTTAAAGAAGTAACTGGAGCAAAGTTTGATGAGTTGGTTCATGCCATTGATGCTGTAAGATCCAGCTGA